ATCCGCAAGTCCCATGCGGTCCATGGGCTGGCGAACAGGAGGGCGGCGCCGACGCCGAACGCGAACGAGTCGCCCGAGAAGTTGGCGTTCTCGTAGAAGGTGACGGCGTCCAGCTGCGGGTCCGAGGCGTGCGCGACGACGAGGCTCGAGATGGTGTTGTCGAAGCCCGCGGCCGCGAGGTCCGTGTCCGAGGTGAAGACGCGCACATCCCACCCGAAGTTGTCGCCGAAGAAGGCCGTCGCCCGGAGCCCGACGGGGACCGTGATCGCGCTCGCGGTATTGTCGCCGATGATCGCCATGTCCGCGAGCGTGTAGCGCCCGATCCCGAACCCCTGCGAGGCGCCGGAGAAGCTCGAGAGATCGTGGAGCACCACCTCGTTGGCGGCGATGATCTCGGACGACGCCGTCCCGAGCTCCTCGAGCGGCTCGTCCGACACGTCGGCGCCCGAGCAGGCCGTGAAGAGGCCGAGCGCGGCGCCGGCGCAGACCACGAGACCCAGCGTATTCCCAAGTTCTTTCGTCTTCATTCTGTCTCCGCATCATCCTTCTGCCCAGACGCTCGTTCGCGCCGGAGGAGCCCGCCTCTGCCATGCGGCTGCCAGCGTCATCGAGGTCGAGCAAGCGTTCTCAGCAATCAGATTGACGGCCCCTGTGATCGCGCTATGCCTGACCCGGCAACGGCGTCTCCGAGCAGGCCCATCGGGCACACCGGGTCGACCACGGTGGGGGACCACCGGTGCGGGAAGGCCACAGGCGGGCATACGAGACCTGCCCGCGACCGCTCAAGGATCACGTCCAGAGTATGCGGCGTTACCCGGAGCGACGCCAGACGGCGATCTGGAACGGCCGCGTTCGAGGCATGGAACAGGGCGCCATCTGTCGGGTCTGGCAGGCGAGCGGACCCGCGGGCCGGGAGGCCGCCTCTCCAAATGGATGGAAAACTGCCAACTCATTGGCAAGGCGCCACGCGCATCCACCGGGGCTGCTACGTTGCCGCCGGTTCGGCGACGTGGAGCGGCTGTCTGGCCGCGATGCGCGGACGTTCGATCCGTGGCCGGAGCGCCACCCGAAGGTCTTCGCCGAGCTACTCACAACAGGCTGCGACGAGCGCGAAGCCGTCGACAAGCAACACGAGGAACAGAACCATGGCCTTCACTCTTCCCGAGCTCCCCTACGCCAAAGACGCGCTGGTTCCGCACATCTCGGCGGAGACGCTCGACTTCCACCACGGCAAGCACCACAACGCCTATGTCACGAAGCTGAACGAGCTCGTGGCAGCGGACCCGGCGCTCGCGGGCAAGAGCCTCGAGGATCTCGTCCGCACGACGTCCGGCGGGGTCTTCAACCAGGCAGCTCAGGTGTGGAATCACACGTTCTACTGGCACAGCATGAAGCCGCAGGGTGGCGGTGAGCCTTCCGCCGCGCTCCGTGCGGCGATCGAGGAGGCGTTCGGAAGCGTGTCGTCGTTCAAGGAGAAGTTCAGCGCCGCGGCCGTCGGTCAGTTCGGCTCAGGCTGGGCCTGGCTGGTGAAGAACAGCTCCGGCAAGCTGGAGATCGTGCAGACGGGCAACGCCGGGAACCCGCTCACGGAGGGCAAGACGCCGCTGCTCACGTGCGACGTGTGGGAGCACGCGTATTACATCGATTACCGCAATGCCCGGCCGAAGTACGTCGAGGCATGGTGGAACCTGGTGAACTGGGACCACGCCGCCTCGAAGCTGTGACCCACGCGCTCCCGCAAAGGCGGCGTCGAGGCCGCCATGCTTCCAGGCGTCGGAGCGATCGGCCTGAGCTGACGCAGAGCGGGGCCGCGCGCGCGTCGGCCTCGTCAGGCTGAGATCGTTTGCCCGTCCCACGCCCGTGGGCCGGGCGCCTGGAGCGCCGCATTCTCCCCCCAAGACGATGATTCCGGCAACGGCGGGATGGGGATAAACCCGCCGGGGAGCGAGCGCTGGGCTTGACGATTCCGCTCGAGCCATTCCAAGCTTGGCGCGAGTCATGAGCCAGGCCCGCCACACGAGCGCCGAGATGGATGAGCTTGCCCACGCGGCGCAGCGCGATGGGTTCTGCCTCATCAAGAACCTCATTCCGAAGCGCCTGCTGCTCTCGTGGCGTGAGGCCTTCGCGCCGCTCCTCGACGCCCACATCGCGCGTGAGGGGCACCTCAAGAACCGGGGGCCGGGTCGCTATTACGTGACGCTCCCGTTCAGGGCCCCCTTCGCGGAGCCGCGCATCTACGAAGACGAGACGATCCTGGGCGTGGTGGAGCGCCTCGTCGGCGCCGACATGACCATGGTCCAGCTCGCGACCGACACCCCGCTCCTCGGGTCCGACTACCAGGATGTCCACCGCGACGCGCCGCCGCTCTTCCCCGAGACGGGGAAAGAGACGCCCGCGTTCCAGATCGCCGTCAACTTCCCCCTGGTCGACGTCACCGCCGAGAACGGCCCGATCGAGATCGCCCGCGGCACACACATGCTCTCCAAGGCCGAGGGGATGCGGCGCCTCGAGCAGGGCGAGGTCGCGCTCGATCCGATCCCCATGGAGCTCGGCGACGTCATGGTCCGCGACGTTCGCGGCCTCCACCGCGGAACCCCGAACCGCTCGCGCGAGCCGCGGCCCATGGTCGTCATCGGCTACAGCCGCCGCTGGCTCTTCCGCCCGGAGGTCTCGATCCGGGTGCCCCGCGAGAGCCTTTCCCACCTGTCGGAGCGGGCGAAGCGCATGCTCCGCTTCAATCCCATCATCGAGTCGCTCGCCGTGCGCGAGGAGACGGAGGAGACCGAGGTCTACCAGGCCTTCGCCTACTGACGCGACGCCGCTCGCCCGGTGGGGGTGACGCTCACGCCGCCCCGAACTTCTCGTCCAGCTTGCTGAGCTGGCTCGTGAAGCCTTCCTTCTGCATCTCGGTGAACTCGGGGCTGTGCATGGTGTCGAGCAGCACCACCATCTTCACGCGGTCGCCGAGCTCCGTGAGCTCGACCTCGATGTCGGCCTCGTAGGACGGTACGCCGGGCAAGAAGTCGATCACGTTGCGGAGCACGAGCCGACTCATGGGCCTCACCTCCGCGAAGGTGGAGGTCACGGCGTGCGAGGGCGGCTGGCCGATCTCCGCCATGGCGCGGACCATCTCGGGCGTGGCGGCGATCATCTCGTAGCGCAGGGTGCCGCCCGGCCTCGCGTCGAGCTCCGCCACGGCGGCCCGAAAATTTCGCGGCCCCCACCAGGACTCGAAGCCCTCGCGCGTGGTCCAGAGGTCCCAGACCTCCTGCAACGTGGCGCGGTAGGTGCGCTCGACTCTGACTTTTGATCGGGCCTGGACTTTGACTGCGCTGTTCATGATCGCTTTCTCCTGGTTGGGCCGTCTTGAGTGGCCGGGGTCTTCTGAGCTGACGCGCGCTTCTTCTCGAGCGCTGCACCGAAACGATCGAGCCGCTCCTCCCAGAGCTGCCGGTAGCGGCCGAGCCAGTCCTCGAGCTCGCGGAAAGGCTCGGGACGAAGGGAGTAGAGGCGCCGCTGCCCGTCGGGCCGCATCGAGACGAAGCCTGAGTCCGAGAGGATGCGCAGGTGCCGCGACACGCCCGACTGGTGGATGCCGGCCTTCTCCACGACCTCGGCCACCTGCTGCTCGCCAGAAACGAGAGCCTCGACGATGCGGCGGCGCGTGGGGTCGGCCAGGGCCTGGAAGACGTCCAGTTGCATGTCGAAACATATACACCACGGTGCATACGTCGGTCAAGCGCGATCGCCCGCGGGGCTGCGCGCGCGGCCGGACGTTGCCGGCCCGCGTGGAGCGCGCGTCGCGCGCGGCCAGCAAAACGTTCAAAACGTACGAATCCCTGATCCGCGGACAAGAACCCACAGCTCCAGCGGGATCACTCGTTTGAGCAATGTTATCCACACCACGCCGACAGGTATCCACGAGTCGCTCAAGACGTCATTCGAGGGATGTTCGACCAAACCCCGCCGGCGTATACTGCGCGTTTCGGAGGTTTCGTTCCCATGTCCACCCCTTCTCGATCCCAGATGAACGGCACCTTCACACTGCACAGCGCCGTTCTCCTCTCCCTCGCTCTGACCGATTATTCGTGCAACTCCACAGGCCCGGGCTCAGGCTCCGGCGCCTCCACGAGCGCGAGCTCGGCCGCGTCCGGCTCCGGAGGCTCCGCGAGCTCCGCCGCCTCCGGCGCCGGCGGCTCCACAACTTCGGGCTCCAGCGCGTCCGGCGCCGGCGGCTCCACAACTTCGAGCTCCAGCGCGTCCAGCGCCGGCGGCTCCACGAGCTCCGCCGCCTCCGGCACCGGCGGCTCCACGAGCTCGATCTCCGCTGGCTCCGGCACCGGCGCCGGGGGCGCAGCGGGCGACATGCCGAACCACATCGCCGCCGGTGGGCAACACACCTGCGCCGTGCTCTCCGATACCACGGTGCGGTGCTGGGGCGCAGGCAACGCGAGCCAGCTCGGCCAGGGACGCTCCGGAGACTCGAGCGTTGCCCTCGCCGTTCCGGGCGTCACCGGCGTCGTCCAGATAGGGCTCGGGTACGAGTTCACGTGCGTACGCACGAACGCGGCCGCCGCGAGCTGCTGGGGGGCGAATCCGAGCGGCGCGCTCGGCAACGGCGGGACGGCCATCGAGCCGTCGCCGGCGCCGGTCGCTCTCGCCGGCGTCGAGCGCCTCGGCGACTTCGCGCTCGGCCACTGGCACAACTGCGTGATCCATGGCGGCGGCACGCTCTCCTGCTCGGGCGACAACTCCCGCGGGCAGCTCGGGCTCGGCCATGTCGACATGAACGACCACCCGACGCCGACAGCGCTCTCGGTCAACGGCGTCGAGCGGCTCGCGCTCGGCTATTTTCATACCTGCGCGGCGAGCGACGACGGTTCGGTACATTGCTGGGGCTCCAACGGCTGGGGCGAGGTCGGCAACGGCACGTTCAGCGACGAGCCGGTGCCGACACCGACGCTCGTCAGCGGGATCGACCATCCGCTGCAGCTCGCGGCCGGCCAGCAGTTCTCATGTGCCCTGCTCCAGAGCCGTCGTGTCACGTGCTGGGGCGACAATCGGAACGGTCAGCTCGGTGACGGCAGCACCGTATTCCACACGGCGCCCACGACGATCGAGGGCCTCACCGACGTCGTGCAGATCGCGGCGGGGCGCAAGCACACGTGCGCGGTAAAGTCCGACGGAACTCTCTGGTGCTGGGGTCGCAACGACGTTGGTCAGCTCGGCGACGGCACGCAAACGGAGCGGCACATGCCGACCCAGATCACGGACCTCGAGGGCGTCGTCGAGGTCGCGCTCGGCGATCTGCACACCTGCGCGCTCGTCGACGCCGGTGCGATCCGCTGCTTCGGCTCGAACTCGAACGGGCAGCTCGGCGATGGAACGATGATGGATCGAAGCAGCCCGACCGACGTGGTGTGGCCGTAGCCGCGGAAGCGCGTCCGTCCGTCCGCCAGGGACCTCCTAAATCATTGAATAGACAGCGCTTTCATGTCACCACTGGCCAGCGAAAGAAAAAATTCGCCGGCGTGTCGATCCGGCCCCGGCTCGTTCGTCGCCACTTCAGAAGGACGGTCGTCACGAGGGTCGCAGGCGATGCCTGCGCCGGAAGGAGTTGCGCTCATGTCGAGGCTTCGGGTAAACGCGTTTTCGATCTCGATCGACGGTCATGGCGCCGGTCCCGGCCAGGATCTGGCCAATCCGATGGGTGTCGGAGGGATGGCGCTGCACCAGTGGGTCCTAGGCACGAAGACGTTCCAGAAGATGCACGCCGACTTCGCTGGCTCGCTGATCGGCGACACCGTCGGCCGAGCAGGCGTCGACGACGACTTCGCCGCGCGCGGCTTCGAGAACCTCGGCGCCTGGATCATGGGCCGCAACATGTTCGGGCCGCAGCGGGGCCCCTGGCCCGACGACGGTTGGCAGGGATGGTGGGGCAAGAACCCGCCCTACCACGTGCCCGTCTTCGTGCTCACGCACCACGCTCGTGAGTCCTTCACCATGGAGGGCGGAACGACATTCCACTTCGTGACCGAAGGCATCCACGCCGCGCTGAAGCGCGCGAAGGAGGCGGCCCAGGGCAAGGATATCCGGCTCGGCGGCGGCGTCGCCGCCGTTCGGCAGTACCTCACCGCGGGGCTGATCGACGAGCTCCACCTCGCGATCTCCCCCGTGCTCCTCGGCCGGGGCGAGCACCTCCTCGCCGGCATCGATACGGTGAGCCTCGGCTATCGATGCACGGAGCACGCGTCCACGGACCACGCCACCCACGTCGTCCTGACGAAGTAGCTTGATACCAAGGGAGAAGAGCTCCTTCGTGAATCCACCCGGCGCGGGTGGGAAGATGCGGCGCCGCCGCACAGGAGGGCGGCGCGCGAGCTGCGGAGGCGCGCTCCGGCTCGCGGTGCGGCGCGCATTCACGTTGACGCCATATCCGTACAACGCTATCGCACCGCCCCATGAATGGATACAGGTCGAAGGCATTGACGGCGATTCTGCTCCTCTCGTGCGCGGCGCCGCTCGGCTGCGGCGCGTTCATCGCGTCGCTCGGCCCCGAGGAGAAGGCTCAGCTCGACGAGTTCGCGAGGAGGTACAACGAGACGTCCGCCGCGTCGAAGAAGAGCCTCGACACGAACGAGGCGTATTTCAACGCGATCATCGTGGCCGCGAGCTGTGCGGACAAGACCAAGCTGGCGGTGGGCAACGAGTGGATGACCGAGACCGTGGACGGGAAGATGTACGTGGAGCAGGCGCGTGACAAATGCGCCGAGATGCTGACGGCGCTCCGCAAGAAGGACTCGGGAGAGCAGGGCTGCGGCTATGCCTCGCTCCGCGTGGAAGGCGGACAGCAGCGCCCCGGCATGGACTGGACAACCACCGTGAGCGGCGCCCTGAACTTCGGTACGAACGAGCGGACGAACCTCCGCGCCCAGGACGACGGCTCGCGCGAGCTCACGGCGTGCGACAAGGTGCCGGAGAAGGGCACGGCGCCTGCTCCCATCTGGAGGCCGGACCTCGTCAAGGAGGCCGAAAGGATGTGCGGGGAAGGCGCGATCATCCTCTACACGGGCACGGATTGGAAGACGAACGAGGCGTCGTCGACCGACGGGGACCACTACCTGACACGCTACCTCGACGCGGAGTGCTGGTACCCGAAGGGGACGGTCGGCAAGGACTACAAGGTGCCGGTGGACTGCGAATCTGGCGACACGCCGCCCGAGCCCAATAAGTCGTGCGTCACGTCGGCCGGGAAGCTCGTGGTGAGGTGAAATCGCCCTCGGCCGCCGCCGGCCTGAATTGAAATCTCAAACAGGCGCCCTCACGAAGCCGGCTAGCCCTCGTCGACCCCCGCGCGCACGGCTCTCGTGATCACGAGGCCGCGCCGGGGATGCCCTGCCGTCCATTCATTGAGGCGCAAGAGCTCTCCCCCCGCGACCCGCTCCCGCCCGTCCGGGCCCGTGACCGTCGCCGGCGCGGCGTGCAGCACCAGCGCGACCTGGACCGCAGGGCTCGGCCGCGGCCGCGACGCGAGGGTCGCATCGAGCGCGCGCGCCGCCCCGACCAGCCGGGCCCGGGCGGCGCGGCTGCCCTCCGGATCGCCGGGGAGCGTCGTCGCGCCGACAAGCACCCCGCCGCCGTCGACCAGCGTGACCAGGCCCGCCCCGGCCACGGCGCGCCGCGCCGCCGCGAGCACCGCCTCGGCGTCGTCGAAGGCCGCCTCGTCGAGCTCTTCCTCTCCCTCGATCTGCACCGCGACGTGCAGCGCCGCCGCCGGGCAGACGCGGGCCTCGTCCCTCGCGGCGAGCAGCGCCGCGCGGAGATCCGCGAGGAGCTCGGCGACGCCCGGGTAGCGCGCGTCCGGGGACTTCTCGAGGCAGCGCGCGATCGCGGCGTCGAAGGCCCGCGGCACGGTCACGAGATCGCCCGCCCGGGGCGGCGGCGCGAAGAGCTGGAGCTCCTCGAGCTCGACGATGTTGTCGGCGTGGAACGCGGGCTGCCCGGTGAGCAGCTCGTAGAGCAAGAGGCCGAGCGCGTAGACGTCTGTCCGCGCGTCGACGGGGCGGCCGGCGATCTGCTCGGGGGCCATGCTGCCTGGCGTCCCGAGCACGCTGCTCTGCGTGAAGATCGGCCCGCGGCCGAGCCGCTCGGGCTCCAGCAGCTTGGCGATCCCGAAGTCGACGAGCCGCGTCGTGAACCACCCGTCCCTCGGGATCGCCATGACGTTCTGCGCCTTGACGTCGCGGTGGACGATGCCCACCGCGTGCGCGGCGGAGAGCGCGCCGCCGACCTCCTCGAGCACGGCGAGCGCCTCGGCGGCCGAGAACGCGCCGCGCGCGCGGAGCTCCTGCTTCAGCGTGCGGCCCTCGATCCATTCCATCGCGATGTAGGGCCTGCCGTCCGGCAGGTCGCCCACGCCGACGCTCGCCACGATGTGCGGGTGCGCGAGGCCCCGGAGGGCCGCGGCCTCTTGCTGAAATCGCTCAAGGATACGCGTACTTGCGGCGAGCCGGCGCCGGAGGACCTTGAGCGCGACGGGCCGGCCCGTTCCGATCTGCGTGGCCAGGTAGACCACGGCGAAGCCCCCGTGGCTCCGCGCCGCCTCCACAAGGAATTCCCCGGCGAGGGTGCCGGGAGCGAGGTCGTCGGGCGCGCCCGGCTCCTCGTCGAGGAGCGTGGAGGCGGGGTCGAGGGATCGGGTCGGTGCGGTCACTGCATCGCCGAGATCGCAGCAGCTGGCCCGAGAGCGCAAGCCCCACGGTGGCGCTTCGGAGCGCGGCTCCGGCCGGGCGACCGCCGGACGGCAATCTCACGGCTTCTTCGGCCCGCTGAGCTGCGTCGGAACGGCCTTGCGCTGGGCGGGAAGACCATCCATGGGAGGAGGGTCCCCCTTGGGGACGCGAATGATGGGATCCGGCGGCTGCCTGGCGATGACGGGCGGCTGGCGAACGGCGACCGGGCCCGAGCCGTTCTCGTTGAGCTCCTGGCACCCCTTGGGGCCGAAGACATCACACGGCTGGCGCAGGTACACGGTCACGGGGTTCATCCACCGCTTGGCGTCGCCGGCTTCGCCGGTGCAGGGGCCCGTGTACGTCCCGTCGACCGGCGCTCCCTCGCAGACGTTTGCGCGCCCCATCTCTGCAGCCCCGGGCACGCTAGCCGCGTAGCTCTGGCACGCGCCGACATGCTTCGCGAGGCACCCCGGCTGACCTCCCCCCGTGGATCTGGCACACACGCGCCGCTGCATGTAAATGGTGTCGTCGTACTGCGGGCCCGCGGCGTGCTCTTGCGGATGACAGACGAACGCCTCCTTGTAGATCATATCGTCGAGGTGCGCTGTGGTCAGGCTCGGTCGGACGATCTTGCCCGCGACCAACGTGACCTCGAAATCCGTGTTGAGCGCGCTCGCATTGAAGATGTTGCCGAAGAACGCGCCCTCCCGCCAGGGATAATTCGTCTTCTCCGCCGCATCCACCTGGAGCATCCTGGTCGTCCCTGGCTTGTCCGAGGGCACACGTCCGCGAGCCGAGATATTGACCCGCACGCCGAAGGCGTTGTTCTTGGCGAGCAGGCAGGCCGAGACCAGCTCCTGGCAGCTCGCCCTCGTGGCGTTATGCGCCTTGTCCCGCTCGGGCCACAGCGGATCAGCCCACGCAGGGCAGAGCCCCATGGATCCGGAATAAGAGAGAGGGCTGTCGGGCTGCGCGCGCGCAGCGCGCTCCTCCGCCGTCGGGGCCCATGCTCCCTCGTACGCCGGCGGGGTCCACTCGACGCGCTGTTTCGTGGCGAGGGCACACGCGACGAGATCCTTCATCACATCGCGCGCCCAGGGGTCGAGCAGGGCGTCATGGAGGGGGCCGGCGGCGAACGACGCGGTCGTCAGCGGATTGCGGTCGAGCGCCAGGAGGCTCTGCCGGTTGGTCGTCAGCAGGTTGTGGCCCAGGTGGTCGAGCGTCAGGTGGTTGGCGATCACCATGAGCGGCACGGGGACCGCGCTGTTCGCGCTCGTGGCGCTGGCCGCGAGCACGATGCCCGCGGTCAGCGACAGGGTGGCCACTCCGAGACAAGCCGTTCGTCGATTCATCGTTGCCCCTTTCCGGTCATCGAGTCGGAAGCACGTCTAAAGCAGGTCTTGGACACGTCAGCTGCACGTCCACGTCAAAGCACGCCTCGCGCCACGCCGATCGGCCCCGGGAACGCGGGCTCTCCTCTCCGTGGGCCGGGCGCGATGTGGCGCGCGCCGCGACAGCCGGCGGGGGCCTGTCGCCTGGGCGGCGACAGAGGTCGTCGGGCGGCCGCTCACGGGAGCTCGTGCCCGTCGAGCTGCGCCGAGAGGCGCGAGAGCCGCCCCTTCCAGAACCGTGTTCCCCAGGTCTTCTGCGTCGCCTCTCCGAGGAAGCCGCGGGCGTCCTCGCGCCTGCCGCTCTCCAGCGCGGCGGCCGCGGCGAAGCAGAGGACCTCGATGTGCTCGCTGAGGAGCGCGGCCTCCCGCACCTCGGCGACGAGCGCCGCCCACGCCTCCGCCGGCGCGCCCGCGCCCTCCACGACCTGCGCGCACAGGCGGACCAGGACCCGCGTGACCGGCGGGGCGGCGCCGAGATCGCAGCGGGTCCGCACCCAGTCGAGGTGGCGCCTCGCCTCGGCGAGCTCGCCGCGCGCGCACTGGATCCGCGCGACGAGAAGCGCGTAGTCCGGCATGGCGCTCGCCTCGAAGAACCGCTGCTGGAGCTCGAGGGCGCGGAGCGCGAGGGGCAGCGCCTCGGCGAGCTCGCCGCCCCAGTAGAGCAGCTCGGCGAGGTTATGGGCCGGGCCGCGCTCGAGGTACGCGTTGCCGAGCTCGCGCGCCAGCGCGACCGCGGTCCTGAGGTCGTTCACGGCGCCCTCCGGGTCCTCGCGCATCAGCCGGATCGTCAGCCGGTTCTGGTAGGCGCCGCCGAGGTGCAGGCGGTCGCCCACGCGCTCGCAGCGCGCGATGATCTCGTCGAACCGGGCCTCGGCCTCCTCGAACCGGCCGGCGTAGACCAGCGCGGGCGCGAGCAGCAGCAGGGCGATCACCTGGCTCTCGTGGTCGCCGAGCGCCTCGGCGCGCCTCGCCGCGGGCGCGAGGCGCGCGATGGCGTCCTCGAGCTCTTGCCGGCGGAAGTGCCCGCGGCCGAGGGCCACGTCGCAGCGCACGTCGAGGCCGGGATCCGCGCGCTGCTCCAGGAGGGGCGCCGCGCGGTCCACGAGGACCTGCGAGCCGGCGAAGTCGTCGCACCAGTCCAGGATGGTCGCCTCTTCGAGGAGCAGATCGGCGACCGTGGCGTCGTCCCCGGAAGCCTCGGCGATGGCCCGCGCGCCGCGGAGGTCGTCCGCGGCGTCGTCGAAGCGCTGGATGCGGTAACGAACCTTGCCCCGGCCCGCGAGGGCCGCGCCCCGGCTCACGCGGCCTCGGAGCGCCGCCGCGGCCTCCGCAGGCGCCGCGCCCGCGCGCTCGGTCTCTGCGAGCGCCGCGAGGGCCGCTGTGTAGTGCCGCTCGGCGTCGACGTAGAGGTGCCGCCGCCGCGCCTCCTCGGCGAGCTCGAAGCAAGCCGCCGCCGCCTCGGCGTGCGCGCCCGCCGCCGCCGCGTGGCGCGCGATCCTGGCGAGCGCCGCGCCGCCCTCCCTGGGCGCCGCAAGCAGCCCCCGGAGCGCGATCCCGTGCAGCCGCCGCCGCTTCGCCGCGGGCACCTCCGCCTCGATCGCCCGGCGGAGCAGCGGGTGCGCGAACGCGAGCCGCCCCCCGTCCGCGGCGCGCAGCAATCCGCGGCGCAGGAGCCGCGACAGGCCGACGCCGGGGTCGAGCTCCGCGCACGCGTCGACCGCGCGCTCGCGCGCCGCTTCGTCGAGGAGCCTCCCGATCTCGTCGATCGCGAGCTCGTCACCCGCGAGGGCGCACACCTCCGCGAGCTCGGCGAGCGGCGGCGGTAAGCCGGCGAGCGCGCGCCTCGCGAGGCCGCTCATGACCGGCGCGGCCTCGCCCCGCGCGATCTCGTCGCCGGCGAGGTACCACCCCGGGCCGCCGCGCGCCTTCCTGATGGCGCCCGCCTGCCGGAGCGCGGCGGCCAGG
The DNA window shown above is from Sorangium aterium and carries:
- a CDS encoding superoxide dismutase, whose translation is MAFTLPELPYAKDALVPHISAETLDFHHGKHHNAYVTKLNELVAADPALAGKSLEDLVRTTSGGVFNQAAQVWNHTFYWHSMKPQGGGEPSAALRAAIEEAFGSVSSFKEKFSAAAVGQFGSGWAWLVKNSSGKLEIVQTGNAGNPLTEGKTPLLTCDVWEHAYYIDYRNARPKYVEAWWNLVNWDHAASKL
- a CDS encoding phytanoyl-CoA dioxygenase family protein; protein product: MSQARHTSAEMDELAHAAQRDGFCLIKNLIPKRLLLSWREAFAPLLDAHIAREGHLKNRGPGRYYVTLPFRAPFAEPRIYEDETILGVVERLVGADMTMVQLATDTPLLGSDYQDVHRDAPPLFPETGKETPAFQIAVNFPLVDVTAENGPIEIARGTHMLSKAEGMRRLEQGEVALDPIPMELGDVMVRDVRGLHRGTPNRSREPRPMVVIGYSRRWLFRPEVSIRVPRESLSHLSERAKRMLRFNPIIESLAVREETEETEVYQAFAY
- a CDS encoding SRPBCC family protein produces the protein MNSAVKVQARSKVRVERTYRATLQEVWDLWTTREGFESWWGPRNFRAAVAELDARPGGTLRYEMIAATPEMVRAMAEIGQPPSHAVTSTFAEVRPMSRLVLRNVIDFLPGVPSYEADIEVELTELGDRVKMVVLLDTMHSPEFTEMQKEGFTSQLSKLDEKFGAA
- a CDS encoding ArsR/SmtB family transcription factor, yielding MQLDVFQALADPTRRRIVEALVSGEQQVAEVVEKAGIHQSGVSRHLRILSDSGFVSMRPDGQRRLYSLRPEPFRELEDWLGRYRQLWEERLDRFGAALEKKRASAQKTPATQDGPTRRKRS
- a CDS encoding RCC1 domain-containing protein, coding for MPNHIAAGGQHTCAVLSDTTVRCWGAGNASQLGQGRSGDSSVALAVPGVTGVVQIGLGYEFTCVRTNAAAASCWGANPSGALGNGGTAIEPSPAPVALAGVERLGDFALGHWHNCVIHGGGTLSCSGDNSRGQLGLGHVDMNDHPTPTALSVNGVERLALGYFHTCAASDDGSVHCWGSNGWGEVGNGTFSDEPVPTPTLVSGIDHPLQLAAGQQFSCALLQSRRVTCWGDNRNGQLGDGSTVFHTAPTTIEGLTDVVQIAAGRKHTCAVKSDGTLWCWGRNDVGQLGDGTQTERHMPTQITDLEGVVEVALGDLHTCALVDAGAIRCFGSNSNGQLGDGTMMDRSSPTDVVWP
- a CDS encoding dihydrofolate reductase family protein; the encoded protein is MSRLRVNAFSISIDGHGAGPGQDLANPMGVGGMALHQWVLGTKTFQKMHADFAGSLIGDTVGRAGVDDDFAARGFENLGAWIMGRNMFGPQRGPWPDDGWQGWWGKNPPYHVPVFVLTHHARESFTMEGGTTFHFVTEGIHAALKRAKEAAQGKDIRLGGGVAAVRQYLTAGLIDELHLAISPVLLGRGEHLLAGIDTVSLGYRCTEHASTDHATHVVLTK
- a CDS encoding serine/threonine-protein kinase, with the protein product MTAPTRSLDPASTLLDEEPGAPDDLAPGTLAGEFLVEAARSHGGFAVVYLATQIGTGRPVALKVLRRRLAASTRILERFQQEAAALRGLAHPHIVASVGVGDLPDGRPYIAMEWIEGRTLKQELRARGAFSAAEALAVLEEVGGALSAAHAVGIVHRDVKAQNVMAIPRDGWFTTRLVDFGIAKLLEPERLGRGPIFTQSSVLGTPGSMAPEQIAGRPVDARTDVYALGLLLYELLTGQPAFHADNIVELEELQLFAPPPRAGDLVTVPRAFDAAIARCLEKSPDARYPGVAELLADLRAALLAARDEARVCPAAALHVAVQIEGEEELDEAAFDDAEAVLAAARRAVAGAGLVTLVDGGGVLVGATTLPGDPEGSRAARARLVGAARALDATLASRPRPSPAVQVALVLHAAPATVTGPDGRERVAGGELLRLNEWTAGHPRRGLVITRAVRAGVDEG